The sequence below is a genomic window from Bacteroidota bacterium.
CTCCGGAGTGTTCTTCGCAATCCGTCAGACTCCGCCTCCGCGAGAAGTCGGACTGAGGGTTCGTTCGACAATCATCCTGGACTTGGAACCCTTCAAGAAGAGGATATTCTTGAGGATCGAAAGAACCACCGCGCCCAGGAATGATATCAAATATCCGTAATACCGGAACTCAGTCGGCCTCCCCCAGTACCTCCGTGATACCTTGTGCATTTCCAGAATATATCCGGGAATGATTTTCCGGATATTTGTCCCGGTCTTTGACGTGGAGTGCAACCGCAGATTGGCGAGCGGCTTCGGCAGATAGGTCATGGGATAGCGAAGCCCGAGCCGTATAAAAAAATCGTAGTCCATGACGTAGTAAAGGCTCTCTTCGAGAAAGCCAACCTCGTCAAAAACGGTTCGCCGGAAAAAGAATGCAGGCTGGAGATACTCGTATCTCCACTTCCAGTATTTGATCAGCACCTCCGGATCCGTCGCTCTCGACAACATCGGGTGCGTTTGCTTTCCATTCTCATCAATCTCAAAACCATCGCCGCAGAGGACCATCACTTTCGGATCTTCGAACTGGCTCGCCACCATGCGAAAAATGTCGGGGAAGTAGGTATCATCGGAATTGAGCCATCCGATGATATCTCCGGTGGCCCGTTCAAAGCCTTTGTTCAGAGCGTGGGTCTGGCCGCGGTCGGGCTCGGAAACCCAGCAGAGATGTGAATGTTTCTTCAAGATATCAAGCGTGCCATCAGTCGACCCCCCGTCGATGATGATGTGCTCGACATCGGGATAATGCTGGTCGAGCACGCTCTGAATATTCTGTTCGAGAAAACCCGCCTGGTTGAATGAGGGGGTGACCACTGATATTTTCGGCAATGGCATCAGGGATCACATGGATACTGGAACAGTGAACGCCCCCGG
It includes:
- a CDS encoding glycosyltransferase family 2 protein, whose protein sequence is MPLPKISVVTPSFNQAGFLEQNIQSVLDQHYPDVEHIIIDGGSTDGTLDILKKHSHLCWVSEPDRGQTHALNKGFERATGDIIGWLNSDDTYFPDIFRMVASQFEDPKVMVLCGDGFEIDENGKQTHPMLSRATDPEVLIKYWKWRYEYLQPAFFFRRTVFDEVGFLEESLYYVMDYDFFIRLGLRYPMTYLPKPLANLRLHSTSKTGTNIRKIIPGYILEMHKVSRRYWGRPTEFRYYGYLISFLGAVVLSILKNILFLKGSKSRMIVERTLSPTSRGGGV